The genome window CGGGCACCGATGTGGTGCACCAGGATGAGGGTCTCGCCGGCGAATCCGCCGCTGAGTTCGCCGCCGTTCGCGCGGTACTCGTCGATGACTTTGGCGTTGATCTCGTCAAAATCGGGCATGGCTCCCTTTCTCCGTCGCCGCACGACTGCGCCGTCGAATCGACCCTACCGCGATGTCGCGGTCGGAGGCCCGGTCCGCCGGCCGCCGGGCGGGACACCGTCGGCGAACTCCGCAGTCTCGAAGAAGTGGCGGCGCCGGAAGCGAATTCCGCGCGCGGGGCGCGGCGTCAGCCGACGAGGTCGATGACCGGGGCCAGCTTGCGGAGCAGGGCGATGAGCTGCGCGCGCTCCTCGGGGGAGAACACGCCGAACGCGGCCGCCTGACGCTCGCGACGGCTGGCCCGCAGCCGCGCCAGCCGCTCGCTGCCTTCCGGCGTCAGCGCCACCAGGACCTTGCGCTCGTCTTCGGGGGAGCGGCGGCGCACCACGACTCCGGCGCCTTCCAGCTGCTGGAGCATCCGGGTGGCCGTCGGGATGGACACGTCGGCGGCGGCGGCGAGCCTGCCGACCGGCAGTTCGGGCTTGGCCGCCAGCGGTTCGAGCATCGTGACCTGGGGCAACGACAGCCCGCCGTCCCGGTCCGCGCCCGCCGAGCGGGCCTTCCGCATGGCGAAGAA of Amycolatopsis solani contains these proteins:
- a CDS encoding MarR family winged helix-turn-helix transcriptional regulator, coding for MAKNGNEPPTVTEIDELAQAADAVFFAMRKARSAGADRDGGLSLPQVTMLEPLAAKPELPVGRLAAAADVSIPTATRMLQQLEGAGVVVRRRSPEDERKVLVALTPEGSERLARLRASRRERQAAAFGVFSPEERAQLIALLRKLAPVIDLVG